From Alosa sapidissima isolate fAloSap1 chromosome 2, fAloSap1.pri, whole genome shotgun sequence, one genomic window encodes:
- the LOC121688616 gene encoding gamma-crystallin M2-like → MDFILTLECVLISRFAGLLQIIFYEDRNFQGRSYECSNDCTDLHSYFSRCNSIKVDSGCFMIYERPNYMGHQYFIRRGDYPDYQRWMGFSNCIRSCKVIPMYRGSYRMRIYEKADFGGHMMEFMDDCPCVSDRFHHRHVYSCNVMNGYWIFYEYPNFRGRQYFVKPGEYRRYRDWCATSAIVGSFRRVTDF, encoded by the exons ATGG ATTTTATTCTTACTCTGGAATGTGTACTCATCTCCCGATTTGCTGGACTTTTGCAGATTATCTTTTACGAGGACAGGAACTTCCAAGGTCGTAGTTATGAGTGCAGTAATGACTGCACAGACCTGCACTCGTACTTCAGCCGCTGCAACTCCATCAAGGTGGATAGCGGCTGCTTCATGATATATGAACGCCCCAACTACATGGGCCACCAATACTTCATAAGGAGGGGGGACTACCCAGATTATCAGAGGTGGATGGGCTTCAGTAACTGTATCCGATCTTGCAAAGTCATTCCCATG TACCGTGGCTCCTACAGGATGCGTATCTATGAGAAGGCCGACTTCGGCGGTCACATGATGGAGTTCATGGACGACTGTCCCTGCGTGTCTGACCGCTTCCACCACCGCCATGTCTACTCTTGCAACGTGATGAACGGCTACTGGATCTTTTACGAGTACCCAAACTTCAGGGGCAGACAGTACTTCGTGAAGCCAGGGGAGTACAGAAGATACCGTGACTGGTGTGCTACCAGCGCCATTGTTGGCTCTTTCAGAAGGGTCACTGACTTTTAG